Below is a genomic region from Virgibacillus dokdonensis.
AATACACCAGTACTCCAAAAGAGCAATAACCATAAAATAGATGCTTCATCCAGTCCCCGTGAAAAATAAAATAATGCTAAGACTGGTTGAATAAATCGAACACTGCCAAATAATTCCGCCCAAAATAACACACGAATGTTGCGTGAAGCTAATGTACCTTGTTTCAATGTTTTATCCTCCTGCTTCCTGTTTATTCCGCTATAAACAAGCAGGAGTGAACAACGATGGAATTTTTAATTAACTCTGCTTACCCATTCTTTAGCTATGCTATACAAAAACGCCATATATCCGTATTGAAATGACCTACAACTGAAAATAAAAAGCATTTTTAAGCGTATTTTAAATAAAAAAATCGCTTAACGCTTGACTCCTTCCCTAAGAATCACGGACATTTTTGTAGAAAGCATGCTGGGTAATCCGTTATTTTTCTTATCCGAACTTTTCACCCCTACTTGTTGGTTTGAGAAAAATCGTTTGTTTTTTTGCACGTTAATTACCTCCTAACAAAATATATACTTTAATTATACAGAAGTGGATCAAATAGAAAAGACTTACATTTATAAAATATAGAAAAATGCCTTTATAATTTAATACAGGTTAAACATCAAAAAATGTTTTTTAAATACAACTATCCAAAAATCACAATACGATGTAGTTTTATTAAATATCCGCATAATAATATGTAGTGCAAAAATAAGCGACCTTTTTGCGTGAGAACCAAGACAAGATCTTCTATATTTAAGGGAGCGGGCAAATGCTCGCTCCCTTTCGTTTACTACTTCTGTCTATTTGCGAGATCTTGTTCAGCCATTTTTATCATACGCTTCACCATCTCGCCACCCACGGAACCATTTTCTCTTGCAGTAGTATCAGCTCCAAGATCGACATTAAATTCATTAGCGATCTCATACTTTAGGGAGTCGACTGCTTTTTCTGCACCTGGCACTTCTAACTGATTACGGTTTCGTCGAGCCATCGGAAACACTCCTAATGGGAAAAGTAGTAGAACAGCAAATACTGTTCAATAATAGTGTGCGTACGTTCAGATGGTACATACATGGCAATATAAGGTTGCATAATTATGTGACAATGCATTATCGCTATATGATAATAGACAACCCTACGCTCACATTCCACAGACCTCTTTTACGAATACAAAGCAAGTAACATCTTGATTCCATATAAGTAAAACAGTACAAGCCGAACAGATTTCTACTTTTATGAGCGCTACCATTAATACTGAGCCAGTATGCTTCTATTTTTGATCCATAGTTATCTATGCAACACGTATTAATTATTAGTACAAGTTGAGCAACATTGATTTATGCCACGCAAATTTCTTACCTCCGTGCGTCCTGTTACCATCGACGGATGGTTCTTGCTCTATGCCGAAACACTTTTATACCTTTGGCTTCGATTTCCCTCCAAA
It encodes:
- a CDS encoding alpha/beta-type small acid-soluble spore protein translates to MARRNRNQLEVPGAEKAVDSLKYEIANEFNVDLGADTTARENGSVGGEMVKRMIKMAEQDLANRQK